The Lycium ferocissimum isolate CSIRO_LF1 chromosome 10, AGI_CSIRO_Lferr_CH_V1, whole genome shotgun sequence genome window below encodes:
- the LOC132032855 gene encoding uncharacterized protein LOC132032855, whose translation MAMEKAEKELERRTNFLNSLILKKKSVDEKQQHEHLNVRVRASDMSFSLQNHAFKCARDNLDAMGCGKIDSKHLALALKKEFDSTYGPAWHCIVGTSFGSYVTHSIGGFLYFSIDKVYVLLFRTAVEPLDH comes from the exons ATGGCTATGGAGAAAGCAGAGAAAGAGTTGGAGAGAAGGACTAATTTCTTGAACAGTTTGATACTGAAAAAGAAATCAGTTGATGAGAAACAACAACATGAGCATTTGAATGTTCGTGTGAGAGCTTCAGATATGTCATTTTCACTACAAAATCATGCTTTTAAGTGTGCAAGAGACAATCTTGATGCTATGGGTTGTGGGAAAATTGACAGTAAACACCTTGCTTTGGCTCTCAAGAAG GAATTTGACTCAACATATGGACCAGCTTGGCATTGTATTGTGGGAACTAGCTTTGGTTCATATGTCACACATTCCATAGGAGGTTTCTTGTACTTCTCAATTGATAAGGTTTATGTTCTTCTATTTAGGACTGCTGTTGAACCTTTAGATCATTGA
- the LOC132032854 gene encoding F-box protein SKIP28, which produces MNMQTSLPISDQGEEHNTTIIKSPSQLGPPHEAMFFILPYLPLFELLSMTQVCKSFRDALKDDILPWLNIIIEKPLSSRFSDDFLVKITSKAKGRLRVVALKNCFKITDDALLQVIASNPHIDKLFLPGCTGLTIEGVIGVVKLLTKADHRLNNLSISGIYNVKREDFETLCHLMGINQMQMKQGKNNYYHRRGELLAFKQESQPSMDVDICPKCGEIREVFDCPRDSCKRKMQQQQQLLIKCRGCFFCVPRCEECGVCTKDEELGEAACADILCLNCWLHLPKCNYCNKAYCNQHAYQQQSQHPADFSGFLCSDCSFHATEISHYSDC; this is translated from the exons ATGAACATGCAAACTTCACTGCCAATATCAGATCAGGGAGAAGAACATAACACAACAATCATAAAAAGTCCTTCACAATTAGGACCACCTCATGAAGCTATGTTCTTTATCTTGCCTTATCTCCCTTTATTTGAACTTCTATCCATGACTCAAGTTTGCAAGTCATTTAGAGATGCCCTAAAAGATGACATACTCCCATGGCTGAATATCATCATCGAAAAGCCGTTAAGTAGTCGTTTTTCTGATGattttttggtaaaaataaCGTCTAAGGCAAAGGGTCGTTTGAGAGTTGTTGCTCTGAAAAATTGCTTTAAGATAACAGATGATGCACTTCTACAAGTTATTGCAAGTAATCCTCATATTGACAAG CTATTTTTACCAGGGTGCACAGGCTTAACCATTGAGGGAGTCATTGGGGTAGTGAAGTTGCTCACCAAGGCTGACCACAGGTTAAACAACTTAAGTATTTCTGGCATCTATAATGTGAAACGAGAGGACTTTGAAACACTCTGTCATCTAATGGGAATAAACCAGATGCAAATGAAACAAGGAAAGAACAACTATTACCACAGGCGAGGTGAATTATTAGCGTTTAAACAAGAATCTCAGCCTTCAATGGACGTAGATATCTGTCCAAAATGTGGCGAAATTAGGGAAGTTTTTGATTGTCCAAGAGATTCTTGTAAGAGGAAAATGCAGCAGCAGCAACAACTTCTTATAAAGTGCAG GGGCTGCTTCTTCTGTGTTCCAAGGTGTGAAGAGTGTGGTGTATGCACCAAAGATGAAGAATTAGGTGAAGCAGCTTGTGCAGATATATTATGCTTAAATTGTTGGCTTCATCTTCCAAAATGCAATTACTGCAACAAGGCATATTGCAACCAACATGCTTACCAGCAACAGTCCCAACATCCTGCAGATTTCTCAGGGTTTCTGTGTAGTGATTGTAGTTTTCATGCAACAGAAATTTCACATTATTCAGATTGTTAA